The region TTGTGTCGGTCTTTTTTTCAGCCTTGTACTATATGATATTGCCGTCTTTAGAAGGATACCCCTCGTTAAAGCATAGCAGCCATGGTTCAGGGCAAGCTGCCTTAATAACGTACTTGGATTGTTTTTATTTTAGCGTAACAACGCAGACGACCGTCGGATATGGGGACATCATACCCTTTTCCACGCTGGGAAAAGTATGTAGTATAATTCAGGCGGCGTTCGGCTATTTCTACCTTGCCTTCACGATAGCTATTTTTGCGTGCAAGAGCATAATCAAGACAAGGAAATTTGAACTTTTATTGCAGGCATATAAAAGAGATATGAAAGGCATAAATGAATATATTGCAAATAATTAAACATCATATGCCTAAGCTACCATTCCGCATAGCTTTATGGGCAGGTGTTTTTGTTCTGTTCTCAAAATATGCAATGGCCGGCGAAAGCGGAGGCGGAAACCTCATAAGCAGTGTGGGCGTCGCAATACTGGCAGCCACCGTTATGTCTTTTATCGGCCACGTATTGAAGCAGCCGCTCCTGCTTGCATATATTGCTGCCGGTGTCTTCATAGGCCCGAATATTGGATTCGGGCTGGTAGCAAGTCTGCACGATATAGAAACAATTTCCCACATCGGGCTCATACTCCTTCTTTTCCTGATAGGTCTCGAAATAGACATTAAAAAGCTGAAGGCATCCGGCAGGTCGCTTGTTGTAAGCGGCCTTTCTCAGTTCGTTATATGTGTTTTGCTCGGGTTGGGGTTCTTTTATTTGCTGGGGTATCGTATCGGCGGAGGGCGGTATGACCTCTTATACCTTGCCGCCTGCTGTGCCTTGAGCAGCACAGCCATTGTCGTGAAACTGCTTTATGGAAAGTTTGAGATCGATACGCTGGCAGGAAGAATCACCTTGGGCGTCCTGGTGTTTCAGGACATATGGGCGATCATATTGCTGGGCATCCAGCCGAACCTTTCTGATCCCCAGATACTTACGATCCTCTTTTCATTCATCAAAGGGGCGGCGCTGGTGGGGATCAGCTTATTGCTCAGTAAATATGTTCTTCCCCGCTTGTTCAGGACCATATCGAAGATTCCCGAGCTTGTCCTGATATCATCGCTCGGCTGGTGCTTTTTTATATGCGGCCTGGCCGGGTTTTTAGATCTATCTCTGGAAATGGGCGCTCTGATCGCGGGGATTGCGATCTCAACATTTCCATATAACCTTGATGTCATAGCAAAAGTGATCAACATAAGGGATTTTTTCGTGACCCTCTTTTTTGTCGCTCTGGGTATGCAGATACCTGATCCATTGAACGCCCCGGGCATCCTGGCAATTGCCGGTGTCGCTTCTCTTTTTCTTATAGGCTCCAGATTTTTATCAATCTACCCGGTCCTATATCTTCTAAAGAACGGAAACAGGGTCAGCATCCTTACATCGATAAACCTTTCACAGATAAGTGAATTTTCGCTCGTGATAACAGCGCTGGGCATGAAGGCTGGTCATATAGGGCAAGATATCATGTCTGTAGTAATCTTTATTTTCGTAATAACCTCGGTAGTTTCAACATATATGATAAAATACAGCGATACCCTGCAGAAAGCATTCAATGGCGTGCTGCAGAATATAGGGCTAAAAGACATCGAGACGCAGCAAGATGAGAGTGAAGAACAATCCGGTAAGGAGATTGCCATACTTGGATTCCACCGTACAGCGAGCTCGCTTTTACGAGAGCTGCTTGATATGGATCAAAACGCTTCATTGGCAAAGTTAAAGGATAAGATCGTGGTGGTTGACTTCAATCCGGAAGTGCACTCAACGCTCCAGGCAATGGGTATCAAGGTCATATATGGGGATATTGGCCACCTTGACACACTCCACCACGCCGGAATCCATCAAGCTAAGCTGGTTATTTCTACGATACCCGACACTATATTGGTCGGAACGGATAACCTGAAACTTATAAGGCATATAAAAAATATCAGCCCCCACGCAAAGATCATTGTTACGGCCGAGAGTGTACAAAGAGCTTTAAAGATGTATACAGAAGGCGCTGATTATGTTTTATTGCCGAGAGTGCTTACATCAAGGCATCTTATCTCGATGATCGATGAGATGCTGTCGATGGATCCATCACGTTTAAAGTGTATACTCGAAAGTGAAATTGCAGCGCTCAAAGAACGTGATGAAATAATTCGCTGAAAGCAATAATGAAGAAAATAAATTGTGAAGGATGTTCCTAGACATTATATTGCAGGCATTCTCAAAGTTGTAATCAAATATTTCATCAAGAATTACTTTTATGTAATGACCAAAGTGATAATCCAGTCTAACAAAGATACAGCCATCTTCATCCAATAGCTCTCTAAGAAATAAGAGTCTTTCTCTCAATCCTTCGATAAACTCGCCGCCTTCAGGAAAGTATCTTTTCGACCTCTGCCCTGTCAACATCCATAATATACTGGATGTTGCTGATCTCGGCCGCTTCACGGGTCAATGCCGCCAGGTCGTTCCGCGACATATGCTCCAGGGAAAACTTCCTGCTCCCGGCCATGAGCTGACGAAGACCCTGCGCCAGCCGTTCATAGTATGTATAGAGGCCGATCGCGCCTGTGGGCAGTTTTTCGAATGCCTCATTTCCCAGTTCCTTGCGGAGAGAGCTTGCGGTGACAAAGATCTCGTCCTTTGTATTGCCGAACCGCTCTATATAGACAGGAACCTGCTGCGCCGCAATAGACAGGCCTATCGTCTTGCCTACCATTGCCGCAGCTATAGGGGCGCGCGCCATTCCCACTATCTTCACAAAGGGCGCGCCCATGGCAAGGCCTTTGAATATCTGATCCTCGAATACGAATCCGCCGTTCACAGCGATAGCGGGCAGGTATCTCTTCTTTTCCGAAAGCCTCTTTGCGTACTGATACACAAGCGAGTGAAGCTCCACAGGGGGAACGCCCCATTCGTTCATCATCCGCCACGGGCTCATCCCTGTGCCGCCGCCGGCAGCATCAACGGTAAGAAGGTCCAGCTTATATTTTGACGAGAATGAAACGGCACGCGCCAGATCGGCAGGGCGGTATGCCCCGGTCTTGAGGAAGATATATTTTGCCCCTGCCTTGCGGAGGCCATCCACGGTCTTCGCAAAAGATTCCTCGGTTATCATTCCAACCCTCGAATGCCGCTCGAACTCCTTGAATGCCCCCATTTCAAAGGCCTTTATCACATTCGGGTCATTGGGGTTGGGCAGCACAATGTATCCCCTCTCCTGAAGCATCTGCGCCTTCTTCAGGTCCTTTATCTTGACCTCGCCGCCTATGTCCTTTGCGCCCTGGCCCCACTTGAGCTCCACGCATTCTACCCCGAGTTCCCCGATGGCGTATTCCTGCACCTTCAAGCGGCTGTCTTCCACATTGGCCTGCACGATGATCGCACCGTACCCGTCATGCTGATAGTCCTTGTACAGTTTTACGCGGCGCTTCAGGTCCACAGTATCAACAATCCTGCCACCCTTGAAAACGGCTTCAGGGTCCATTCCGACGACATTTTCGCCTATGGTGAGCCCTGTGCCTGACAGCGCGGAGCCTATCGCAAGCCCCTCCCAGTTGTTTTTGGCGATGTTGGTCGAGCCGATGCCGGAGATGATCCAGGGG is a window of Syntrophorhabdaceae bacterium DNA encoding:
- a CDS encoding cation:proton antiporter; this translates as MPKLPFRIALWAGVFVLFSKYAMAGESGGGNLISSVGVAILAATVMSFIGHVLKQPLLLAYIAAGVFIGPNIGFGLVASLHDIETISHIGLILLLFLIGLEIDIKKLKASGRSLVVSGLSQFVICVLLGLGFFYLLGYRIGGGRYDLLYLAACCALSSTAIVVKLLYGKFEIDTLAGRITLGVLVFQDIWAIILLGIQPNLSDPQILTILFSFIKGAALVGISLLLSKYVLPRLFRTISKIPELVLISSLGWCFFICGLAGFLDLSLEMGALIAGIAISTFPYNLDVIAKVINIRDFFVTLFFVALGMQIPDPLNAPGILAIAGVASLFLIGSRFLSIYPVLYLLKNGNRVSILTSINLSQISEFSLVITALGMKAGHIGQDIMSVVIFIFVITSVVSTYMIKYSDTLQKAFNGVLQNIGLKDIETQQDESEEQSGKEIAILGFHRTASSLLRELLDMDQNASLAKLKDKIVVVDFNPEVHSTLQAMGIKVIYGDIGHLDTLHHAGIHQAKLVISTIPDTILVGTDNLKLIRHIKNISPHAKIIVTAESVQRALKMYTEGADYVLLPRVLTSRHLISMIDEMLSMDPSRLKCILESEIAALKERDEIIR
- a CDS encoding FMN-binding glutamate synthase family protein, which codes for MSFSRINTSSATLTKNRTEESITPASGMCVTCVDGCIGMCEIGKSAYRGHEVIYPQPFGVITTAAEKKYPVDYSHFNIMGTVVGAQGIEADSDKAIFPAVSLEVHIGYDRGIRFRYPWIISGIGSTNIAKNNWEGLAIGSALSGTGLTIGENVVGMDPEAVFKGGRIVDTVDLKRRVKLYKDYQHDGYGAIIVQANVEDSRLKVQEYAIGELGVECVELKWGQGAKDIGGEVKIKDLKKAQMLQERGYIVLPNPNDPNVIKAFEMGAFKEFERHSRVGMITEESFAKTVDGLRKAGAKYIFLKTGAYRPADLARAVSFSSKYKLDLLTVDAAGGGTGMSPWRMMNEWGVPPVELHSLVYQYAKRLSEKKRYLPAIAVNGGFVFEDQIFKGLAMGAPFVKIVGMARAPIAAAMVGKTIGLSIAAQQVPVYIERFGNTKDEIFVTASSLRKELGNEAFEKLPTGAIGLYTYYERLAQGLRQLMAGSRKFSLEHMSRNDLAALTREAAEISNIQYIMDVDRAEVEKILS
- a CDS encoding potassium channel family protein, which translates into the protein MKKILINIINNDKSPYYIVLFFMVVSVFFSALYYMILPSLEGYPSLKHSSHGSGQAALITYLDCFYFSVTTQTTVGYGDIIPFSTLGKVCSIIQAAFGYFYLAFTIAIFACKSIIKTRKFELLLQAYKRDMKGINEYIANN